AAATCAATCGGCTCTATGTCAAATTTCGGTTAATAAGTGCTATAAGCGTTCAAGTCGTGTAAGAAAAGGAGAGTGAAAAATGAGGGGTGAAGAATGAGCAGTAACCATCTGAGTGTTGACACCTGATGGCTGAACGCTTACAACAATTTATTATCCTTTAACCACACCAAGTGGTCTTAATTTAGCTACTCGTCTGGCGATGCCGGCATTATGAAGGACATTAACTACCTGTGTAACATCCTTATATGCCT
The sequence above is a segment of the bacterium genome. Coding sequences within it:
- a CDS encoding RtcB family protein translates to AYKDVTQVVNVLHNAGIARRVAKLRPLGVVKG